From one Pieris brassicae chromosome 5, ilPieBrab1.1, whole genome shotgun sequence genomic stretch:
- the LOC123710297 gene encoding putative inorganic phosphate cotransporter isoform X1, with protein MAVKSEGENLRPRGLGVRHVQTFLLFMAMLLAFSMRVNISMAIVDMTDSKNATYFEWSYSIQSMILSSFFWGYVFLQIPGGELARRFGGKVLITISISVNSLISVLMPILAQIGGWQMVIVCRTLQGLTQAFVYPSMHHLVSQWIPIEEKGTLTTIIYAGAQLGIALQLMAAGFLAEAWGWQAIFYTNGALGIIWTIIYLFIGAGRPEDSKYISKEESLYIRTSLGRVEEPKRVKTPWSKIVLCLPLWAAVIGHCGQNWGFFTLMTEMPTYMAKVLGMNLTQNGVLSSLPYLAMYALSFPMGIMTDIIVRKKWLSVSNTRKLSNTIGLWGPAVALIGLSYIPEGNLTLAVVMLTVSVGVNAGTYTGYMLVLNDLAPNFSANLMGISNFFANIISIIAPLFCGVIIQDESDPTEWRKVFFLASAVYFFTNLFFILFTTSEKQPWNEPEENDIETKPEVKEK; from the exons atggcTGTTAAATCAGAAGGCGAAAATCTTAGACCTC GGGGTCTAGGTGTACGCCATGTTCAGACTTTCCTTTTATTCATGGCTATGCTGCTGGCATTCAGTATGCGTGTCAACATCAGTATGGCAATAGTTGATATGACCGATTCAAAAAATGCTACG TATTTCGAGTGGAGCTATAGTATCCAGTCTATGATCCTGTCATCATTCTTCTGGGGCTACGTGTTCCTGCAGATTCCTGGAGGTGAACTAGCGAGGAGATTTGGAGGGAAAGTGCTGATCACCATCTCTATTTCTGTGAACTCTCTGATCTCAGTGTTAATGCCAATTTTGGCCCAGATA GGTGGATGGCAAATGGTCATTGTATGCAGAACCCTTCAAGGTTTGACTCAAGCTTTTGTTTATCCCTCTATGCATCATCTAGTCAGTCAATGGATACCAATAGAAGAGAAGGGGACATTgactacaattatttatgcTG ggGCTCAACTTGGTATCGCGCTACAACTTATGGCAGCAGGTTTCCTGGCAGAGGCTTGGGGTTGGCAGGCAATATTTTACACTAATGGAGCACTCGGAATCATTTGgacaattatttacttatttatcgGCGCTGGCAGACCTGAggattcaaaatatatatctaaggAAGAGTCTCTATACATTCGCACCTCTTTGGGAAGAGTGGAAGAACCAAAg CGAGTAAAAACTCCTTGGTCCAAGATTGTTCTATGCTTACCGCTCTGGGCCGCTGTCATCGGGCACTGCGGACAAAACTGGGGTTTCTTTACCCTAATGACTGAAATGCCAACGTATATGGCCAAAGTCCTTGGCATGAATTTAACACAG aacGGAGTACTATCTTCGCTTCCATATCTAGCTATGTACGCACTAAGTTTTCCTATGGGAATTATGACTGATATCATAGTGAGGAAAAAATGGTTGAGTGTTTCCAATACAAGAAAACTGTCAAATACTATAG GTCTTTGGGGTCCCGCAGTAGCCCTGATTGGCTTATCTTATATCCCAGAAGGAAACTTGACATTAGCAGTAGTGATGCTTACAGTATCTGTGGGAGTCAATGCTGGAACCTATACGGGATACATG CTGGTACTCAACGACTTGGCGCCAAACTTCAGTGCAAATCTTATGGGCATCTCAAATTTCTTTGCcaatataatttcaatcaTTGCTCCACTTTTTTGTGGTGTCATCATTCAGGATGAG TCGGACCCAACTGAATGGCGTAAAGTATTCTTCTTAGCATCAGCTGTTTACTTCTTTACCAATctgttctttattttattcacaacATCTGAAAAACAACCTTGGAACGAACCAGAGGAAAATGATATTG aaaccAAACCGGaagtaaaagaaaaatga
- the LOC123710297 gene encoding putative inorganic phosphate cotransporter isoform X2 translates to MAMLLAFSMRVNISMAIVDMTDSKNATYFEWSYSIQSMILSSFFWGYVFLQIPGGELARRFGGKVLITISISVNSLISVLMPILAQIGGWQMVIVCRTLQGLTQAFVYPSMHHLVSQWIPIEEKGTLTTIIYAGAQLGIALQLMAAGFLAEAWGWQAIFYTNGALGIIWTIIYLFIGAGRPEDSKYISKEESLYIRTSLGRVEEPKRVKTPWSKIVLCLPLWAAVIGHCGQNWGFFTLMTEMPTYMAKVLGMNLTQNGVLSSLPYLAMYALSFPMGIMTDIIVRKKWLSVSNTRKLSNTIGLWGPAVALIGLSYIPEGNLTLAVVMLTVSVGVNAGTYTGYMLVLNDLAPNFSANLMGISNFFANIISIIAPLFCGVIIQDESDPTEWRKVFFLASAVYFFTNLFFILFTTSEKQPWNEPEENDIETKPEVKEK, encoded by the exons ATGGCTATGCTGCTGGCATTCAGTATGCGTGTCAACATCAGTATGGCAATAGTTGATATGACCGATTCAAAAAATGCTACG TATTTCGAGTGGAGCTATAGTATCCAGTCTATGATCCTGTCATCATTCTTCTGGGGCTACGTGTTCCTGCAGATTCCTGGAGGTGAACTAGCGAGGAGATTTGGAGGGAAAGTGCTGATCACCATCTCTATTTCTGTGAACTCTCTGATCTCAGTGTTAATGCCAATTTTGGCCCAGATA GGTGGATGGCAAATGGTCATTGTATGCAGAACCCTTCAAGGTTTGACTCAAGCTTTTGTTTATCCCTCTATGCATCATCTAGTCAGTCAATGGATACCAATAGAAGAGAAGGGGACATTgactacaattatttatgcTG ggGCTCAACTTGGTATCGCGCTACAACTTATGGCAGCAGGTTTCCTGGCAGAGGCTTGGGGTTGGCAGGCAATATTTTACACTAATGGAGCACTCGGAATCATTTGgacaattatttacttatttatcgGCGCTGGCAGACCTGAggattcaaaatatatatctaaggAAGAGTCTCTATACATTCGCACCTCTTTGGGAAGAGTGGAAGAACCAAAg CGAGTAAAAACTCCTTGGTCCAAGATTGTTCTATGCTTACCGCTCTGGGCCGCTGTCATCGGGCACTGCGGACAAAACTGGGGTTTCTTTACCCTAATGACTGAAATGCCAACGTATATGGCCAAAGTCCTTGGCATGAATTTAACACAG aacGGAGTACTATCTTCGCTTCCATATCTAGCTATGTACGCACTAAGTTTTCCTATGGGAATTATGACTGATATCATAGTGAGGAAAAAATGGTTGAGTGTTTCCAATACAAGAAAACTGTCAAATACTATAG GTCTTTGGGGTCCCGCAGTAGCCCTGATTGGCTTATCTTATATCCCAGAAGGAAACTTGACATTAGCAGTAGTGATGCTTACAGTATCTGTGGGAGTCAATGCTGGAACCTATACGGGATACATG CTGGTACTCAACGACTTGGCGCCAAACTTCAGTGCAAATCTTATGGGCATCTCAAATTTCTTTGCcaatataatttcaatcaTTGCTCCACTTTTTTGTGGTGTCATCATTCAGGATGAG TCGGACCCAACTGAATGGCGTAAAGTATTCTTCTTAGCATCAGCTGTTTACTTCTTTACCAATctgttctttattttattcacaacATCTGAAAAACAACCTTGGAACGAACCAGAGGAAAATGATATTG aaaccAAACCGGaagtaaaagaaaaatga
- the LOC123710411 gene encoding putative inorganic phosphate cotransporter, whose protein sequence is MTEEYTEVQTTEICCDERVIPSKYGFGVRHVQALVIFTTHTLAFLARGHLGATIVSMTNKIETVGSDTNEGNTTLDHIMIKSEESIYRTYQWPKSTQEVVLSSFFLGYSIMTYVSGIICQKWGGKIPIQISMFVNGIVSLLSPWVVAWGGWKALSICRILQGFSQGGMMPGIHTLLANWVPLNERARLSSYSYMGSGLGTVMGFQFSGLLAYSSYGWPSTFWTIGVLCLLGFTLITLFGAATPLQHKSISEEERNYIIGGSGYGTHTQPKVPWKAILTSTPVLAAILSHICNILCYTFLYMQMPTYMYAILKVNIKNSGILSSLPFLGVIIMCIVSGNLSDLLINKKVITVKNARRLANSVASIVPAIALCFVSYTKSVTVAVLLFVIAIGVQATMHSGWLVNYIDLSPNYSGILMAIGNGSANLMCVLILPVMVTNIVKDVTNQIQWRIMMYLMAAINLFGNIIFVILISTEVQPWNEEKCKDDPRTEDETIALKS, encoded by the exons ATGACTGAAGAATATACAGAAGTTCAAACTACAGAAATTTGTTGCG ATGAGAGAGTGATTCCATCAAAATATGGGTTCGGAGTTCGACATGTTCAAGCTCTCGTAATTTTTACCACACACACACTAGCATTCTTGGCTAGAGGACATTTAGGTGCTACTATTGTATCTATgactaataaaattgaaactgTAGGTTCTGACACTAATGAAGGAAATACAACATTAGAccatataatgataaaatcgGAGGAATCAATTTATAGA ACTTACCAATGGCCAAAATCGACACAAGAAGTAGTTCTATCCTCGTTTTTCCTTGGGTACTCAATTATGACGTATGTTAGTGGTATAATTTGTCAAAAGTGGGGAGGTAAAATTCCTATACAAATCTCCATGTTTGTGAATGGCATTGTGTCTCTATTATCGCCGTGGGTGGTCGCCTGG GGTGGTTGGAAAGCGTTATCAATATGTCGAATATTACAAGGTTTTTCCCAAGGTGGTATGATGCCCGGCATTCATACGCTTTTGGCAAACTGGGTTCCACTAAATGAGCGAGCCAGACTTAGCAGCTATTCTTATAtgg GTTCAGGATTGGGTACAGTAATGGGTTTCCAGTTCAGTGGTCTTCTGGCTTACAGTAGCTATGGCTGGCCTTCAACCTTCTGGACTATAGGTGTGCTCTGCCTGCTTGGGTTCACTCTTATAACCTTATTTGGAGCTGCCACTCCACTGCAGCACAAAAGCATTTCAGAAGAAGAGCGAAACTATATTATTGGTGGATCTGGTTATGGAACTCACACT CAACCCAAAGTTCCATGGAAAGCGATACTTACATCAACACCTGTTTTAGCGGCGATTTTAAGCCACATAtgcaatatattatgttatacaTTCTTATATATGCAAATGCCAACATATATGTATGCGATCTtgaaagttaatataaaaaat AGTGGTATATTATCGTCTCTACCATTCCTTGGCGTTATTATAATGTGTATTGTATCCGGAAACTTATCAGatcttttgataaataaaaaggttataacagttaaaaatgcAAGACGGCTCGCAAATTCTGTAG CTTCTATCGTACCAGCTATAGCGTTGTGCTTTGTATCCTACACTAAGTCAGTGACTGTGGCCGTTCTATTGTTTGTCATAGCTATAGGTGTCCAAGCTACTATGCATTCCGGGTGGCTG GTGAACTACATAGATCTATCACCGAACTACAGTGGAATTCTAATGGCCATTGGAAATGGGTCAGCGAATTTAATGTGTGTCCTAATATTGCCTGTAATGGTCACAAATATCGTCAAGGATGTC ACAAATCAGATACAATGGAGAATTATGATGTATTTAATGGCTGCAATCAATCTTTTTGGcaacattatatttgttatacttATATCAACTGAAGTACAGCCATGGAATGAAGAAAAGTGCAAAG atgaTCCGCGTACTGAAGATGAAACTATCGCTCTAAAGAGTTAA
- the LOC123709203 gene encoding putative inorganic phosphate cotransporter, with protein sequence MVAIVDSINLRPKGLGVRHVQTLLLFMAMLLAYSMRVNISMAIVDMTNEKNDTYFDWSYSIQSMILSSFFWGYVVLQIPGGILARRFGGKMLITISVSVNSLISLLMPILAQAGGWQMVIVCRTLQGLTQAFIFPSMHHLVSQWVPLEEKGTLITIIYAGAQLGIALQLIAAGFLAEAWGWQAIFYTDGALGLIWTIVYLFIGASGPEDSKCISDEESLYIRTSLGRVEEPKVLKTPWSKILLCLPFWAAVVGHCGQNWGFFTLMTEMPTYMAKVLGMNLKQNGELSSLPYLAMYALSFPMGIMTDVIVRKKWLSVSNTRKLSNTIGLWGPAVALIGLSYIPEGNMTLAVVMLTVSVGVNAGQYTGYMLVLNDLAPNFSANLMGVSNFFANIISIVAPLVCGVIIQDETDPGEWRKVFFLASAVYFFTNLFFILFATSERQSWNEDENNDIETKEQEIQEK encoded by the exons atggttGCCATTGTGGATAGCATAAACCTCCGACCGA aaggTCTTGGAGTTCGCCATGTCCAAACACTTCTACTCTTCATGGCTATGTTATTAGCTTATAGTATGCGCGTAAATATCAGTATGGCCATAGTCGACATGACAAATGAGAAAAATGACACG tatTTCGACTGGAGTTACAGCATACAATCAATGATCCTTTCATCATTTTTCTGGGGCTACGTGGTGCTGCAAATTCCTGGTGGTATTCTAGCTAGAAGGTTTGGGGGAAAAATGCTTATAACGATATCTGTATCCGTTAACTCTTTGATCTCTCTTCTCATGCCAATTCTGGCTCAAGCA ggTGGATGGCAGATGGTAATAGTATGCAGAACTCTGCAAGGTCTCACTCAAGCATTTATCTTTCCATCTATGCACCATCTAGTTAGTCAATGGGTGCCTCTAGAAGAAAAGGGGACGCTGATAACTATTATTTACGCTG GAGCTCAACTTGGTATCGCCCTGCAGCTTATTGCAGCTGGATTCCTCGCAGAAGCTTGGGGTTGGCAAGCGATATTTTACACTGATGGAGCGCTAGGCTTAATATGGActatagtttatttgtttattggaGCAAGTGGGCCAGAAGACTCGAAATGCATTTCAGACGAAGAGTCACTTTACATAAGGACTTCATTGGGAAGAGTGGAAGAACCAAAG gtacTGAAAACACCATGGTCCAAGATTCTACTTTGTTTACCCTTCTGGGCAGCTGTAGTAGGTCATTGTGGTCAAAACTGGGGTTTCTTCACTCTCATGACTGAAATGCCAACGTATATGGCCAAAGTTCTTGGCATGAATTTAAAACAG AACGGAGAGCTATCTTCACTGCCATATTTAGCGATGTACGCCTTAAGCTTCCCTATGGGAATCATGACTGACGTTATCGTGCGGAAGAAATGGCTAAGTGTTTCCAATACAAGAAAACTTTCAAATACAATAG GTCTTTGGGGTCCAGCAGTGGCTTTAATTGGTCTGTCATACATTCCCGAGGGAAACATGACATTGGCAGTGGTGATGCTTACCGTCTCAGTTGGTGTCAATGCAGGTCAATATACCGGTTATATG TTGGTACTGAACGATTTAGCGCCTAACTTTAGTGCAAATCTGATGGGTGTTTCCAACTTCTTCGCGAATATCATTTCTATCGTTGCTCCACTGGTATGCGGAGTCATCATTCAAGAtgag ACTGACCCGGGCGAATGGCGTAAAGTATTCTTCTTGGCATCAGCTGTCTACTTCTTTACCAATTTGTTCTTTATCTTATTTGCGACATCAGAAAGACAATCCTGGAACGAAgatgaaaataatgatatCG aaACAAAGGAACAGGAAATTCAGGAAAAGTGA
- the LOC123710297 gene encoding putative inorganic phosphate cotransporter isoform X3, which yields MILSSFFWGYVFLQIPGGELARRFGGKVLITISISVNSLISVLMPILAQIGGWQMVIVCRTLQGLTQAFVYPSMHHLVSQWIPIEEKGTLTTIIYAGAQLGIALQLMAAGFLAEAWGWQAIFYTNGALGIIWTIIYLFIGAGRPEDSKYISKEESLYIRTSLGRVEEPKRVKTPWSKIVLCLPLWAAVIGHCGQNWGFFTLMTEMPTYMAKVLGMNLTQNGVLSSLPYLAMYALSFPMGIMTDIIVRKKWLSVSNTRKLSNTIGLWGPAVALIGLSYIPEGNLTLAVVMLTVSVGVNAGTYTGYMLVLNDLAPNFSANLMGISNFFANIISIIAPLFCGVIIQDESDPTEWRKVFFLASAVYFFTNLFFILFTTSEKQPWNEPEENDIETKPEVKEK from the exons ATGATCCTGTCATCATTCTTCTGGGGCTACGTGTTCCTGCAGATTCCTGGAGGTGAACTAGCGAGGAGATTTGGAGGGAAAGTGCTGATCACCATCTCTATTTCTGTGAACTCTCTGATCTCAGTGTTAATGCCAATTTTGGCCCAGATA GGTGGATGGCAAATGGTCATTGTATGCAGAACCCTTCAAGGTTTGACTCAAGCTTTTGTTTATCCCTCTATGCATCATCTAGTCAGTCAATGGATACCAATAGAAGAGAAGGGGACATTgactacaattatttatgcTG ggGCTCAACTTGGTATCGCGCTACAACTTATGGCAGCAGGTTTCCTGGCAGAGGCTTGGGGTTGGCAGGCAATATTTTACACTAATGGAGCACTCGGAATCATTTGgacaattatttacttatttatcgGCGCTGGCAGACCTGAggattcaaaatatatatctaaggAAGAGTCTCTATACATTCGCACCTCTTTGGGAAGAGTGGAAGAACCAAAg CGAGTAAAAACTCCTTGGTCCAAGATTGTTCTATGCTTACCGCTCTGGGCCGCTGTCATCGGGCACTGCGGACAAAACTGGGGTTTCTTTACCCTAATGACTGAAATGCCAACGTATATGGCCAAAGTCCTTGGCATGAATTTAACACAG aacGGAGTACTATCTTCGCTTCCATATCTAGCTATGTACGCACTAAGTTTTCCTATGGGAATTATGACTGATATCATAGTGAGGAAAAAATGGTTGAGTGTTTCCAATACAAGAAAACTGTCAAATACTATAG GTCTTTGGGGTCCCGCAGTAGCCCTGATTGGCTTATCTTATATCCCAGAAGGAAACTTGACATTAGCAGTAGTGATGCTTACAGTATCTGTGGGAGTCAATGCTGGAACCTATACGGGATACATG CTGGTACTCAACGACTTGGCGCCAAACTTCAGTGCAAATCTTATGGGCATCTCAAATTTCTTTGCcaatataatttcaatcaTTGCTCCACTTTTTTGTGGTGTCATCATTCAGGATGAG TCGGACCCAACTGAATGGCGTAAAGTATTCTTCTTAGCATCAGCTGTTTACTTCTTTACCAATctgttctttattttattcacaacATCTGAAAAACAACCTTGGAACGAACCAGAGGAAAATGATATTG aaaccAAACCGGaagtaaaagaaaaatga